ATGCGCCGGCGAGATCCTGCTCGGAGATGAGACGGCGGATGTCGTCGGCGGCCTCGGAGACGGACTGGAGCTGGAAAGGAGTCATGGCGAGCCTTGATCAGGCACCGCGCGGGAGCGTTGCGGGGAACGCCGGGGCGTGCGTCGCAGCAGACGCCGCCGCTCAGCCGAGCGATGCGGAAGCGGAGGGGATGACGTGTCTGCGACTATGACTGTCACTCGACATGGTGAACCACCTCGCTTCCTGGTGCTCGGTCAGAGACGTACCCACCGATCGTACCGGGATGCGCTGCGTCGCCCTCCCAGCGCGGGTCGTGTGCAATAGGGTTCTCATAGTCGGGGGGCTGCGCAAGGCGGGCCTTCGGCCTGTCACCGGAGGAGAATCCATGCGCACCGCACCCAAGTCCGCCCTGTTCATCACCGCTCTCGCCCTCGCTGTCGGCCTCTCCGGCTGCTCGGGCGCTCCGGCGGCCGACAGCGGCGACGGCAAGAAGGCCGATGAGAAGCCGGCGGCCAGCAGCCAGAGCGTCGCCGACGCCTGCCAGCTGTTCGTCGACGAGGGCACCGAGATCAGCAACAAGGCACAGGAGCTCTCGGCTACGGCATCCACCGACCCGGCGGCTGCCGCCGACGCGCTCGCCGATGTGCAGAAGGAGTTCGAGGCGCTCGGCGAGAAGATCACGAACGAGGAGGTCTCGCCCGTCTACAACGAGTTCGTGTCGGCGTACGGCGAGTTCTCGACCATCATCGGCGAGGTCTCGGCCGACCCCTCGCAGGCCAGCGACGCCATGACCAAGGTCAACGACACCGTCAAGAAGGTCTCCGACGCGAGCACCGAGCTCGGCAAGATCTGCAACGGCTGATCCGACCCGCGCGAATCACCGCCGAACGGCCCGTCTCCCGCACCGGGGGCGGGCCGTTCTCGTCAGCTCGTCGCGACCTCGACCAGTTCCCTGGCGAGGCCGTGCAGATCGCGGGGGCCACCCTGCCACAGGGCCGTGATCGGCCGGCGCAGCGGCACCGGCGCCAGATCGAGTGCGTGCAGGCGACCGAGCGCGGTGTCGTCGGCGACGGCGAGTTCGCTGAGCACGGCCGGAGCGATGCCGGCGATCGCCGCCGAGCGCACCGCCGCTTCGGTCGACAGCACCGATGCCGGCGGCTCGGCGGTGTAGCCGGCCGCGCTCAGCACCTGGTCGAGGGCGGCACGGGTGCCGCTGCCCTGCTCACGGACGATGAGGGGCGTGGCGGCGACCTCGGCGAAGTCGACGCTGTTGCGGCCGGCCCACGAATGCTGCAGGCCCACCGCGACGACCATGGAATCCCAGTGCACGACGCGCGAGCCGAGGCCCGTCGGGATGCGCGGGCTCTCGATGAAGCCGAGTGCGCACTCGCCCTCCTGCACCTTGCGGATCACCTCGTCGCTGTTGGCGGTGTCGAACACGACCGATGACGGACGCTGGCCGCGGGCGATCTGGCGACCGTGCAGAGCGGCGACCCAGCCGGGAAGCAGGTGCGCGGCCACGGTCTGGCTGACCGCGACCACCAGATCGGTCGCGCTGTGCTGGCGCAGCGAGCCGACCGCCGCGTTGAACCGGTCCATCGAGGCCAGCGCCTCCCGCGCCCACACGACGACGAGGTCGCCCTGCGGGCTGAGCACGGTGCCGCGAGGCGAGCGCTGCAGCAGCTCGACGTCCATCTCGCGTTCGAAGGCGCGCAGCCGTGCCGAGAGCGCCTGCTGGGTGAGGCCGAGCGAGCGGGCGGCGCGCGAGATGCTGCCGTCGGACGCCACCTGCACCAGCGCGCGCAGCGGCCGGACGTCGACGATCTCCATGGTTACAACTCCTCGTTGTAACCCTACAAGAATGCGCGCTCTACTCTGCGCCCTGCCGCCCGTCGAAGACTGGATGCATGGAACGAACCGCTCGTGCATCTGTGTCGCAGCCGCCCACCGCCGAGAGCCGGCGCCGGGGCCCGGGGGCGGCGCTGGGCGCTGTGGGCGGCGTGCTGCCGGGGCTGCTGCTGTGCGTCGTGATCGCGGCGATCGCGACCTTCGTCGGTCGCGCCGTCCCCGTGCTCGGAGCGGTGATCCCGGCCGTGCTGATCGGCGTGCTGATCGCTCTCGTGCGACGGCCCTCGGGCCGCGTCGTGCGGGGCGTGCGGTTCGCGAGCTCGTTCGTGCTGCAGTGCGCCGTCGTGCTGCTCGGTGCCGGCCTCTCGATCGACTCGGTGCTCCGGGTGGGGGCCCGCTCGCTGCCGGTCATGCTGCTCTCGCTGGCTGTCTGCCTGCTCGCGGCCTGGCTGCTCGGGCGCGCGCTGCGCATCGACGCCGGGCTGGTCACGCTCATCGGCGTCGGCACCGGCATCTGCGGGGCCTCGGCCATCGCCGCCGTCTCGCCGGTCATCCGCGCGAAGAGCTCGCAGGTGGCCTACGCCGTCTCGACGATCTTCCTGTTCAATATCATCGCGATCGGCGCGTTCCCGCTGATCGGGCACCTGCTCGGGATGTCGCCGCAGGCATTCGGCCTGTTCGCCGGCACCGCCGTGAACGACACCAGCTCGGTCGTGGCCGCCGCCAGCGTCTACGGCGCCGCCGCGCTGAAGTTCGCCGTCGTGGTCAAGCTCGTGCGCACGCTGATGATCGTGCCGGTCAGCGTCGGACTGGCCGTCATCGACGCTCGACGCCGCCAGGGGCGCAGCGGCTTCTCCCTCGCCCGCGTGCTGCGCCTGGTGCCGTGGTTCCTGGTCGGATTCGTGGCGCTCGCCCTCGTCAACTCGACCGGCGTCGTCCCGCCCGTCGTCGCGGATGCGCTGGGCCAGGTCAGCGGCTTCCTCGTGGCGACCGCCCTGGCCGGCATCGGTCTGTCGACCGATCCGGCGACGATCCGCACCGCCGGCTGGCGTCCGCTCGCACTCGGCGGGATGCTGTCGGTGCTCGTCGCCGCGACCACCGTCACCACGATGGCGTTCGCCGGCTACCTGTGACGCCCGGGGTCGTCGATCAGGCCCGCGACGAGCGCGTCGACGATCTCGTCGGTGCCGGTCTCCGGGTCGAGCGGCGAGGTGAGCCGGTCGAAGACCAGGCCTTCGATCGCGTAATGGAACAGTGCGATCTCGCGACGCCCACCTGGTAGCCCTGCGGCCTCGTTGAACGCCACGTCCGCGTCGAACGCGGCACGCTGCCAGTCGCGGATCGCGGGCATCAGCTCCGGCCGGCGGGCCACCTCGAGTCGCAGCTCGAACAGCGCCAGCGTGACGTCGCGGTGGGTGGTGAGACGCCGAACGATGTCCCTCACGTAATCGGCGAAGAGCTCGCGCGTCGGCGGCGCGGACTCCCGTGTGGCGAGATCGTCGGCGGAGGGCGCGAGACGGATGCCGATCCGCTCGACGAGTCCGGCGATGAGCAGCTCCCGGCTGCGGAAGTAGTTCGACGTGGTTCCGAGCGGCACCCCCGCCTCAGCGTCGATCGCGCGGTGGGTGAGCCCGCGCGAGCCCTCCCTGGCGAGCACGGTGATACCGGCGTCCGCAAGCGCGCTACGCCGCGCATCGTTCTTCGCCATGGGATGACCCTAGCGCAACCACTGCAGCTGTTGTAGTCTGGTCAACCACTGCAGTTGTCGTGATTGGAGCACTGATGCGAGAACTCACCTACTTCGTCGCCGTCTCGATCGACGGCTTCATCGCCGGGCCGGGTGGAGAGCACGACCGGTTCCTCGCGGAGGGCGACCATATGGCCTTCATCGCGGAGAGGTATCGCGGCACCGTGCCGACCGCCTTCGCCGATCACGTGGGGGTGCCGAGCGACGGCGGCCCCTTCGACACGGTGCTGATGGGCTGGAACACCTACGCGGTCGGCCTGCCCCACGTGCCGAATCCCTACTCGCACCTGCGGCAGATCGTCTTCACGCGCGCGCACGATGCGCCGGAGGGGGCGGAGACCGTCCAGTTCACCGACCGCGATCCGGTGGAGGTCGTCCGCGAGCTGAAGGGCGAGCCGGGCGCCGGCATCTGGCTGTGCGGAGGCGGGGCACTCGCCGGGCGACTGGCCGGCGAGATCGACCGCCTCGTGCTGAAGGCGAGTCCCGTGCTGCTCGGCGACGGCATCCGGCTGCTCGGCGATCACCCCTACGCACCGCGCGCGATGGTCCCGCGTGCGGTCACCCGGTTCGACTCGGGCGTCGTGATCTCGGAGTACGCACCCGCCTGACCTGCGCTCGTCAGCCGGGTCTCGGTTCCGCGCCGCTCAGGTGGGCCGCAGCAGCTCAGGCCGGAGGCAGTCGCAGCACGTCGCCCTCGCCGCCGGGGATGTCATCGGCGATCCGGATGCTGCGGGCGAGGTCGTCGAGGGCGGCCTCGAGGGTCCCGAACCGCTCCCGATCGCTGCACACCGCGGTCAGGGTGATCAGGTGCGTGCCGGTGTCCCACGTGTAGGTCGCCGACGCGGGGGACGCCGGATCGGGCGGCACGGGCATCATGAGCTTCTCGCCCTGGCCGAGCGCGGAGCGGAAGTCCTCGGTGTCGTCGTACTCCATGGGCATCATGGCGCGGGCGGTGCGCAGCTGCGGGGTGAGCGCCTGCACGGTCGCCATCGCCACCACGAGCTCCGGCTCGGCCTTCCATGTCCAGGCCAGCACCCGTCCGTCGGCCCTGCGCATCGCGAACGGGATGGCCTGACTCGCCAGCCAGCTGCCGAATCGGGCGCCGGGCAGTGTCTCGCGCCCGAGTCCCGTGCCCGCCTGCGCCATCAGCATCCGGATGGCGGCCTTCCGATGCCGACGGCCGCTGAAGCCCAGAGAGCCGGTGACGGGGATCCACAGAGCACGGTCGGCAGACGAGATCAGACGCATGAGCCCACGGTACGCGGCCCGCCTCCCGAGATGGCACAGTGCCCTCGGGTAGAGTGACGGGCGCCCAGAGCTAGAGATAGGCAGCAGACTTCCCGTGACCTCCGGACGCCCCCTGAAGATCCTCATCGGCTGCGACACGTTCGCCCCCGACATCAACGGAGCCGCACGCTTCGCCGAGCGCCTCGCCGCCGGCCTCGTGCAGCGCGGCCACGACGTGCACGTCGTCGCGCCCAACACCGCGTACCGGCGCTCGCCCGCGCACACCGAGGTGATCGAGGGCGAGCCGATGACGATGCACCGGCTGCCCGCGCTGCGCTGGCTGCCCCACGACTGGGTGCGCTTCGTCTGGCCGTGGCGGTCGAAGCACTGGGCGCGTAAGGTGCTCGACGAGGTGCGTCCCGACATCGTGCACATCCAGTCGCACATCATCATCGGGCGCGGACTGACCCGCATCGCCCATCAGCGTGGCATCCCCGTCATCGCGACCAATCACGTGATGGCCGAGAACATCCTCGACCACACCGCGATGCCGAAGTTCATCGACGACATCGTGCTGCGCCTGGCCTGGGCCGACGCCAAGCGCACCTTCGACATGACCCGCGCGGTGACCACGCCCACCCGCAAGGCCGCCGACTTCCTCGAGCGCACGATCGACATGCCGGGCGTCGTGCCGATCAGCTGCGGCATCGACCGACGCAACTACGATCCGGTGATCGCCCCGCGCGAGCGCAACCGCATCCTCTTCGTGGGGCGGCTCACGGGCGAGAAGCAGGTCGACGTCGTGCTGCGCGCGGTGGCGGCGCTCGACTCGGCGCTCGACGTGCACTTCGACATCGCCGGCGGCGGCGACCAGCGCAAGGCCCTCGAGGCGCTCACCGCGCAGCTGGGCATCGAGGATCGGGTCACGTTCCACGGCCGGGTGACCGACGCGCAGCTGCGCGAGCTGTACTCGCGCTCGTCGGTGTTCGCGATCGCCTCGATCGCCGAGCTGCAGTCGATCGTGACGATGGAGGCCATGGCATCCGCCCTGCCGATCGTCGGCGCCGACGCCGTCGCTCTGCCGCATCTCGTGCACGACGGCGAGAACGGCTACCTGTTCGAGCCCGGGAACGTCGACGATCTCGCCGACAAGCTGACCCGGGTGCTGACCGCGTCGCCCGCCGAGTACGAGCGGATGCAGCGCGCCTCGCTCGACGGCGTGGCCGTGCACGACATCAACCGCACGCTAGACACCTTCGAGGCGCTCTACCGCGAGGAGCCGCTGCCCTCCTGAGGCTGCCCTGCTGGCGTCGGCGCGGTCATCCGCGCTGCGAGGCTCGTCTCATGCGTTGGTCATGCCGCGGCGCAGCAGTCGTCCGCGCGGGTTCTCGAAGTCGATGATCTCGCCGTGCAGCCAGGTGCGGCGCACGACGCCGGCGAGAGCCTTGCCCTGGTATGGCGTGATGGGGTTCTTGTGGTGCAGCTTCTTCGCGTCGACCACGTAGGCGTCATCGGCGGCGAAGATCGAGAAGTCGGCGTCGTAGCCCGGCGCGATGCGTCCCTTGCCGGTGAGGCCGGCGAACTGGGCCGGCCGCTCGCTCATCCATGCCACGACCTGCTCGAGCGAGAGCCCGCGCTGACGCGCCTCGGTCCAGATGAGCGAGAGCCCCAGCTGCAGCGAGGCCACGCCGCCCCAGGCGACGCCGAAGTCGCCGTTCTCGAGATCCTTCAGGTCGAGGGTCGAGGGGGAGTGGTCCGACACGATGAAGTCGATCGTGCCGTCCTCCAGGCCCTGCCAGAGCAGCTCGCGGTTGCCCGCCTCTCGGATCGGCGGGCAGCACTTGAACGCCGTCGCGCCGAGGGGGATCTCCTCGCTGACCAGAGTCAGGTAGTGCGGGCAGGTCTCGACGGTGATCTTGAGGCCGTCGTGCTTCGCGGTGCGCAGCATCGCCAGAGCATCCGACGACGACAGATGCAGGATGTGCGCCCGAGCATTCGTCCAGCGGGCACGCTCGATGACCTCGGCGATGGCGAGGTTCTCGGCGCCGCGGGGGCGGGATGCGAGGAACTTCGAGTAGTCGTCCCCGTCGGGCTGCGGGGCGCGGTCGATGGCCCTGGAGTCCTCGGCGTGCACGATCATCACGGAGTCGAACGTGGCGAGCTCGCGCATGTCCTTCTCGAGCTCGTCCGGGTCGAGCGGCGGGAACTCGTCGACACCCGAGTGCAGCAGGAAGCTCTTGAAGCCGAACACGCCTGCGTCGTGCAGGGGGCGCAGGTCGGCGGTGTTGCCGGGGACCGCACCGCCCCAGAACCCGACATCGACGTGAGTCTGCCCCCGCGCGACCTCGCGCTTGATCTCGAGCGCTTCGACGCTGACGGTGGGAGGGATGCTGTTCAGCGGCATGTCGACGATCGTCGTCACGCCGCCGGCTGCGGCGGCGCGAGTGGCAGAGGCGAAGCCCTCCCACTCGGTGCGGCCCGGTTCGTTGACGTGCACGTGGGTGTCGACCAGGCCGGGGATGAGCGTCTCGTCCTCGGCGAGCTCGACGACCTCGGCGCCGTCGAGATCGTTGCCGAGCGGCTGCATCGCGACGATGACGCCGCCGCGCACGCCGACCTCTCGGGGGCGGATGCCTGAGCTGGTGAGGACGCGCTGACCACGGATCACGAGGTCGTAGTGCTCGCCCGTGGGGTCGAGCGAGGTCCGTGCTGTCTCCTGGTGCTCGGCGTCCTGTGACATCCCGACCGCCCTTTCTGATACTTTCATGATGCGAGAACAACTTTTCGCACTAAGGGATCTCACCATGCGGACGAAACGCTGTCAACACGGTGCGAGTGTAGTCCCGGCATAGGCTGAGCGATCGGTGGGTCTGCTGGCGGACGGAAGTGCTCCACAGTAGACTTTTCACATCGCAGAAACCGGATTTCATTGATCGGAACTCAGATGAACGCTCCCCTCCCGTCCGCCGCGCGACGTGAGATCGCTCCCGAACTCGCCCGCTCCTGGCTGCTCGTCGCGGCCACCCGCCCCGAGACCTTCGACGACGCGGCGGCCTCGCACGCCGATGCGGTGGTGCTCGACATCGAGGACGCCGTCGATGCCAGCAGGAAGGAGTCGGCTCGCGCCGACGTCGTGCGCTGGCTGAGTGAGGGCGGACGCGCGTGGGTGCGCATCAACGACGCCGGCAGCGACTACTGGGCGGACGACATCGAAGAGCTCCGCCGCGCACCCGGTCTGCAGGGCGTGATGCTCGCGAAGACAGAGCTCGGCGGCCAGGCCATGGACACCTTCAATCGCCTGGGCGCCAGGGTTCCCATCGTCGCCCTCGTCGAATCGGCCGTCGGCATCGAGAACGCGAGCGAGATCGCCCGCGCCAAGGGTGTCTTCCGTCTGGCCTTCGGCAGTGGCGACTTCCGTCGCGACACCGGGATGTCGGCCGACCGGGAGGCGATGGCGTACCCGCGCGCCCGCCTTGTGATCTCGAGCCGCGTCGGCGGGCTCCCCGGCCCGATCGACGGGCCGACCGTCGGATCGAGCCACCCCATCCTGCGCGAGCAGTCGGCCACCACCGTGGCGATGGGCATGACGGGCAAGCTCTGCTTGCAGGCCGAGCAGACCCCCGTCGTGAACGAGGTCATCAGCCCCACGCGCACCGACGTCGAATGGGCCTCCGAGTTCCTCGCCGACTTCGACGCCCGCGGTCGCATCGTCCGCGACGGCAGCGACCTGCCCCGTCTGGGGCGTGCACGCAAGATCATGCACCTCGCCGAAGCCTTCGACGTGCTGCCCGTCGCCCGCTGACGACGCTGCCGGACGACAGCGCCGCAGCGGGGCATCCATCCCGCAGCAGACATCCATCCCGCAACCGAACGGAGCCACCATGACCGACAAGCTCACCGCCGGCGTCACCGCGCCCGACTTCACCCTCGAGGATGCGGAGGGCCGCACCGTCGCGCTCGCCGACTACCGCGGCCGCAACGTCGTCGTCTACTTCTACCCGAAGGCGGCGACGCCCGGCTGCACCACTGAGGCGTGCGATTTCCGCGACAGCCTCTCGGCGCTGGATGCCGCGGGCTACGCGGTCATCGGCATCTCGCCCGACTCCGTCGACGAGATCCGCGCGTTCGCACAGGCCGAGGGCCTGAACTTCCCGCTGCTCGCCGACAGGGACGCCGCCGTGGCCCGCGCCTGGGGCGTGTGGGGCGAGAAGAGCGTGGGTGATCGGACCTTCGACGGCGTCATCCGCTCGACGTTCGTGCTCGATGGCGACGGCGTCGTGCAGCGCGCGGAGTACGGTGTGGATGCAGACGGTCACGTGGCGCGTCTGCGCGCCGAACTGGGCGCCTGACTCCACGATGCGAAAAGGCGCCGCCGGGAGGTTGACAAACCCTCCCGGCGGCGCGCACACTACTTACACATGCTGAAATAACAGTTCCGGCATACGGAAGTAACCTTCTCGTGAAGACTCCGTCAGGGGTTTCCGTATAGCCTTCACGCCGGATGCCAGCATCTGCTTGAGGATCGAAGATGTTACTCGAGAACTTCAACTCGGCTCCCCGTGAAGAAGCCGTCGCCGTCGTGAAGCCGGCTCTGGACATCGCCCGCTGGATCGACGCGATCGTCGACGGCCGACCGTACCAGAGCTTCGACCAGATCGTCGCAGCGGCCGCCACGGTCGCTGCCCCGCTCACCGAGGCCGAGATCGACGGCGCACTCGCGCATCACCCGCGCATCGGCGAGAAGCCGCAAGGCGACACGGCCGAGGCCGCGCACTCGCGCCGCGAGCAGCCGGGCGTCGATGCCGACGCCGCCGCTGCGCTGGCCGCGGGCAACAAGGCCTACGAGGAGAAGTTCGACCGCGTGTACCTCGTACGCGCTGCCGGACGCTCCGCCGAGGAGATCCTCGCCCTGCTGCAGAAGCGGCTGGGCAACACCCCCGAACAGGAACTCGCCGTCGTCGACCAGCAGCTGCGCGAGATCGCAGCGCTGCGTCTGACCGGAGCCCTCGAGAGCTGAAGGAGCGCGCCATGAGCGTTTCCCACGTGACCACCCACATCCTGGACACCTCGATCGGACGCCCCGCGCCCGACGTCGCCGTCGCACTCGAAGCCCGACAGGGCGACGAGTGGGTCGTGATCGGTTCAGGATCCACAGATGCTGACGGGCGGGTGAAAGAACTGGGCCCTTCGCTGTTGGAGAGCGGTGCATACCGCCTCCGGTTCGACACGGCGGCCTACTTCGCCGGCATCGACACGGACACCTTCTTCCCGGAGGTGGTGTTGACCTTCCAGGTCGACGCAGAGCAGGCGCACTATCACGTGCCGCTTCTGCTCAGCCCGTTCGCCTATTCCACTTACCGAGGAAGCTGAGTTGAGATCATGACCAACATCATTCTGGGCAAGAACCAGTACGGCAAGGCAGAGGTCCGCGTCGTGCGCGTCACCCGCGACTCCGACCGCCACGAGATCGAGGATCTCAATGTCACCTCGCAGCTGCGCGGCGACTTCGACAGCGCTCACTTCGAGGGCAACAACGAGCACGTCGTGCCGACCGACACGCAGAAGAACACGGTGTACGCCTTCGCCAAGGACGGCGTCGGCAGCCCCGAGGAGTTTCTGCTGCGCCTCGGCCGTCACTTCACCGGCGAGTTCGACTGGGTCACCGGCGGACGCTGGGAGGCCGAGCAGTACACCTGGCAGCGCATCCAGGGCGACGCCGGCGAGCACGACCATTCGTTCGTGCGCGGCGGCACCGAGACCCGCACCTCGGTGGTGCAGATCGACGGCGACGACACGGTCGTCATCACCGGTCTGCAGGACCTCAAGGTGCTGAAGTCGACGCAGAGCGGATTCGTCGGGTACCCGAAAGACAAGTACACGACGCTCCCCGAGACCGAGGACCGCATCCTGGCCACCTCCGTCACCGCCAAGTGGCGCTACAACCGCAACGACATCGACTTCAACGATGTCTTCGCGGACGTCCGCCGCCTGCTGCTGGCCGGCTTCTCGCGCAACTACTCGTACGCCCTGCAGCACACGCTGAAGGAGATGGCCGAGGCTGTTCTCGAGGCGCACCCCGAGATCGACGAGATCCGCTTCTCGACCCCGAACAGCCACCACTTCGTGGTGGACCTGTCGCCGTTCGGTCTCGAGAACCCCAACGAGGTGTTCTACGCGGCCGACCGCCCCTACGGCCTGATCGAGGCGTCGTTCCTCCGCGAGGGCGCCGACACCGACCACTGGTCGTGGGACGGCATCGCCGGCTTCTGCTGATCCGGCGGGAGCCGGCACGGCACACACTCCGGGGGTTCGTCGGTCACACCGACCAGCGCACTGAGTTCAGCGCACTGAGATCGACCCACCTGCACAGAGGTCCGCGCTCCCGCGAGAGGGGCGCGGACCTTCGTGCGTGATCACCGCGTCGTCGGGATCGACACCGGGACAGTGGTCAGCCGCGACCGCCGAACGGCATCCCGGCCGCGGTGACGGTGAGCGAGGAGATGTTCGCCTCCGGCGGCAGCTGCGCCATGAACAGCACGGCGCGCGCCGCATCCGCCACGTCGAACGTCGGCTCGACCAGGCGCGAGCCATCGGCCTGCAGGGCTCCGGAGCCCACCCCGATGTCGGACATGATGCGGGTCGCGGCGTTGCCGATGTCGATCTGACCGCAGCTGATGCCGTGCGCTCGGCCGTCGAGATCGATCGATCGCGTCAAGCCGGTGATCGCATGCTTGCTCACGGCGTACGCGACCGAGAGCGGCCGGGGCACCTGGGCCGCGATCGAGCCGTTGTTGATGATGCGACCGCCGGACGGTCGCTGGGCGATCATCGCGCGCATCGCCCCTCCGGCGCAGAGCAGCGCGCCGGTGACGTTCACATCGATCGTGCGCTGCCATTCGACCGGGTCGACGTGGGCGGCGGATGCCACGGGCCCGAAGATCCCGGCGTTGTTGAACAGCACGTCCACGCGGCCCCACTCGGCCACCACGCGGTCGAACAGCGCGTCGACCTCGGCCGGCACGGTGATGTCGGTCGGCACGACGAGGGCGTCCGGATGCCCGTCTGCAGTCTGCTGCAGGGCATCCGCCCGCCGGCCGGCGAGCGCCACCCGGAAGCCCGCCTCGAGCATCGCCGCGGCGACGGCACGGCCGATCCCGGATCCGGCCCCGGTCACCACGGCGACGCGTTCGCTCGTCATCCCTCGCCCGCCGTCAGGACGCCAGCTCGGCGCTGATCGCCTCGGCCGCCGCCCGCAGCATGGGCACGGCGCGCTCGCCGAAGGCCTCGTCAACGCGCGAGATCGGTCCCGAGACCGAGACCGCGGTGGGCGTCGGTGCGTCCGGCACCGCCATCGAGAAGCAGCGCACCCCGATCTCCTGCTCCTGATCGTCGATCGCGTACCCGCGCTCTCGAATGCGGTCGAGCTCGGCGATGAGCGAGTCGACGTCGCCGATGCTGTGCTCAGTGGGAGTGGGCATCCCGGCTCGAGTGACGATGGAGCGCACGGTGTCATTCGGCAGCTGGGCGAGGATCGCCTTGCCGACGCCGGTGTCGTGGGTGTGCGCACGCCTGCCCACCTCGGTGAACATGCGCATCGAGTGCAGCGACGGCACCTGGGCGACGTAGACGACCATGTTGCCGTCGAGCACCGCCATGTTGGCGCTCTCGCCAAGCTGGTCGACGAGGGTCTTCAGCTGCGGGCGCGCAAGGGCTCCGAACTGGCGCGAGGCGCCCTCGCCGATGCGGATCAGCCGCGGCCCCAGCGCGTAGCGCCGGTTCGGCAGCTGGCGCGCATAGCCGAGCGACACCAGGGTGCGCAGCAGCCGGTGGATGGTCGGCAGCGGCAGGTCGGTCGACGACGCGAGCTCGCTGAGGGTGACGTCGCCGCCGGCGTCGGTGACCAGCTCGAGCAGCTCGAACACCCGCTCGACGGACTGCACTCCGGATCCGCTGCCGCGCGGGGTCTTGCTTTCGGCCATCAAGTCCTCCTAGGTACCGACATGATTCCATCATGCGAGAAGAGCGAGCGAAAATCCTGCGCGACCCATCATCGTTGATTGCACCGAACTTTCGTAAGATAGACAATAGTCTCCACGATGCGAAAGCACGAGGTAGTCCACCAGCAAATGTGAGTCGGCGCTGCGGCGTACGGCGCACCTCAGGGAAGAGGAATCATGGCCAATCCGGGTCCCGGCAACTCGATCACACTGCGCATCGACGCCCCCTCCAACTTCAGCGTCACCAGCGAGCTCGCGGCTGCCGCGGCATCCGCCGGCGCTGCGATCACCGCACTCGACGTCGTCGAGTCGCACCCGACCTCGATCGTCGTCGATCTCACCTGCAACACGATCGACGACGACCACGCCACCCGCATCCGCGACGCCGTCGAGGCGCTCGACGGCGTGCACGTGCGCCAGGTGAGCGACCGCACCTTCCTCATGCACCTCGGCGGCAAGCTCGAGGTCGTGCCCAGCGTCCCGCTGCGCAATCGCGACGACCTCTCACGCGCCTACACCCCCGGTGTCGCGCGCGTGTGCATGGCCATCGCAGAAGACAAGAGCAAGGCGCGCAACCTCACGGTCAAGCGCAACACCGTCGCCGTCGTCACCGACGGCACCGCCGTGCTCGGTCTCGGCGACATCGGACCCGAGGCCGCCCTGCCCGTCATGGAGGGCAAGGCCGCGCTGTTCAAGCAGTTCGCCAACGTCGACGCGTGGCCCGTCTGTCTAGACACCAAGGACACCGAGGAGATCATCAAGATCGTCAAGGCGATCGCGCCCGTCTACGGCGGCGTGAACCTCGAGGACATCGCGGCTCCCCGCTGCTTCGAGATCGAGGCCCGCCTGCGTGAAGAGCTCGACATCCCCGTCTTCCACGACGACCAGCACGGCACTGCGATCGTCACCCTCGCCGCCCTCGTGAACGCGCTGAAGGTCGTCGGCAAGAAGATCGAGGACGTGCGCATCGTG
The window above is part of the Microbacterium sp. nov. GSS16 genome. Proteins encoded here:
- the pucL gene encoding factor-independent urate hydroxylase, encoding MTNIILGKNQYGKAEVRVVRVTRDSDRHEIEDLNVTSQLRGDFDSAHFEGNNEHVVPTDTQKNTVYAFAKDGVGSPEEFLLRLGRHFTGEFDWVTGGRWEAEQYTWQRIQGDAGEHDHSFVRGGTETRTSVVQIDGDDTVVITGLQDLKVLKSTQSGFVGYPKDKYTTLPETEDRILATSVTAKWRYNRNDIDFNDVFADVRRLLLAGFSRNYSYALQHTLKEMAEAVLEAHPEIDEIRFSTPNSHHFVVDLSPFGLENPNEVFYAADRPYGLIEASFLREGADTDHWSWDGIAGFC
- the uraD gene encoding 2-oxo-4-hydroxy-4-carboxy-5-ureidoimidazoline decarboxylase, encoding MLLENFNSAPREEAVAVVKPALDIARWIDAIVDGRPYQSFDQIVAAAATVAAPLTEAEIDGALAHHPRIGEKPQGDTAEAAHSRREQPGVDADAAAALAAGNKAYEEKFDRVYLVRAAGRSAEEILALLQKRLGNTPEQELAVVDQQLREIAALRLTGALES
- a CDS encoding SDR family oxidoreductase; amino-acid sequence: MTSERVAVVTGAGSGIGRAVAAAMLEAGFRVALAGRRADALQQTADGHPDALVVPTDITVPAEVDALFDRVVAEWGRVDVLFNNAGIFGPVASAAHVDPVEWQRTIDVNVTGALLCAGGAMRAMIAQRPSGGRIINNGSIAAQVPRPLSVAYAVSKHAITGLTRSIDLDGRAHGISCGQIDIGNAATRIMSDIGVGSGALQADGSRLVEPTFDVADAARAVLFMAQLPPEANISSLTVTAAGMPFGGRG
- a CDS encoding IclR family transcriptional regulator — translated: MAESKTPRGSGSGVQSVERVFELLELVTDAGGDVTLSELASSTDLPLPTIHRLLRTLVSLGYARQLPNRRYALGPRLIRIGEGASRQFGALARPQLKTLVDQLGESANMAVLDGNMVVYVAQVPSLHSMRMFTEVGRRAHTHDTGVGKAILAQLPNDTVRSIVTRAGMPTPTEHSIGDVDSLIAELDRIRERGYAIDDQEQEIGVRCFSMAVPDAPTPTAVSVSGPISRVDEAFGERAVPMLRAAAEAISAELAS
- the bcp gene encoding thioredoxin-dependent thiol peroxidase, which produces MTDKLTAGVTAPDFTLEDAEGRTVALADYRGRNVVVYFYPKAATPGCTTEACDFRDSLSALDAAGYAVIGISPDSVDEIRAFAQAEGLNFPLLADRDAAVARAWGVWGEKSVGDRTFDGVIRSTFVLDGDGVVQRAEYGVDADGHVARLRAELGA
- the uraH gene encoding hydroxyisourate hydrolase, which translates into the protein MSVSHVTTHILDTSIGRPAPDVAVALEARQGDEWVVIGSGSTDADGRVKELGPSLLESGAYRLRFDTAAYFAGIDTDTFFPEVVLTFQVDAEQAHYHVPLLLSPFAYSTYRGS
- a CDS encoding HpcH/HpaI aldolase/citrate lyase family protein, with amino-acid sequence MNAPLPSAARREIAPELARSWLLVAATRPETFDDAAASHADAVVLDIEDAVDASRKESARADVVRWLSEGGRAWVRINDAGSDYWADDIEELRRAPGLQGVMLAKTELGGQAMDTFNRLGARVPIVALVESAVGIENASEIARAKGVFRLAFGSGDFRRDTGMSADREAMAYPRARLVISSRVGGLPGPIDGPTVGSSHPILREQSATTVAMGMTGKLCLQAEQTPVVNEVISPTRTDVEWASEFLADFDARGRIVRDGSDLPRLGRARKIMHLAEAFDVLPVAR